In Pseudobacter ginsenosidimutans, the following are encoded in one genomic region:
- a CDS encoding ABC transporter ATP-binding protein yields the protein MDNPIVKIEKLSHRYTSSWAIRDINMEIGSKGIVGLLGSNGAGKSTTMNILCGSLNQTEGNVYINGINLREQPELAKKQIGFLPQNPPLYMDLTVDEYLTYCAGLRLMPKDKMRPAIREAKERCGVDHFSNRLIRNLSGGYRQRVGIAQAIVHKPALVVLDEPTNGLDPNQITEVRALIKEIATDRAVIFSSHILTEVQILCKEIKMIESGRIVFSDSMDAFNNYVEPHSLLMHLENPPSESELAQVAGVTKVEFVTERQVRVHFTGEREITETLVAASVQKGWRLQEISLDKSALDEIFKQLSNQTSLNN from the coding sequence ATGGACAACCCGATCGTAAAAATTGAAAAACTGTCGCACCGGTATACCAGTTCCTGGGCTATCCGCGATATCAACATGGAGATTGGCTCCAAAGGCATCGTAGGCCTGCTTGGCTCCAATGGCGCCGGCAAGTCTACCACCATGAACATCCTCTGCGGTTCACTCAATCAAACAGAAGGAAATGTATACATCAATGGCATCAACCTGCGAGAACAACCCGAGCTGGCAAAAAAACAGATCGGATTCCTGCCGCAGAACCCGCCACTGTACATGGACCTCACCGTGGATGAATACCTCACCTATTGTGCAGGATTGCGACTGATGCCGAAAGACAAAATGAGACCCGCCATCAGGGAAGCCAAAGAACGCTGTGGTGTTGACCACTTCAGCAACCGTCTCATCCGGAACCTCTCCGGAGGTTACCGTCAACGCGTGGGCATTGCACAGGCTATCGTACACAAACCAGCGCTGGTTGTACTCGATGAACCTACCAATGGTCTCGACCCCAACCAGATCACGGAAGTTCGCGCACTGATCAAAGAGATCGCCACAGACCGCGCGGTGATCTTCTCTTCACATATTCTCACTGAAGTGCAGATCCTTTGCAAAGAGATCAAGATGATCGAAAGCGGCAGGATCGTTTTCTCAGACAGCATGGATGCCTTCAACAATTATGTGGAACCACACAGCCTGCTGATGCATCTCGAAAATCCTCCTTCAGAATCAGAGCTCGCCCAGGTAGCCGGCGTAACAAAAGTGGAATTCGTAACAGAAAGACAGGTACGCGTGCATTTCACCGGCGAACGCGAGATCACTGAAACACTCGTTGCAGCCAGCGTACAGAAAGGCTGGAGGCTGCAGGAGATCAGTCTCGATAAAAGCGCCCTCGATGAGATCTTCAAACAATTATCCAATCAAACTTCTCTGAATAACTAA
- a CDS encoding PKD-like family lipoprotein, which translates to MKKLLICIIAGTLAGSSSCYKDKGNYSYREINEVTFAQIDTATGYSVFLGDSLKISPQLISSMPGEPQDYTYEWSFFDRMKGDRILSKEKDLKIKIDEIPGPYSLQFRVTDNSNGRLFHVRTNVLVKTTVYEGYLVLNDVNGKSRLDMISYDATNGSFTQITDVLEHRNSNLPPQGKPIKVLASRVTNAFNWSDSTYGIYLLTEDGTNRVHPESFDYRPTYNIRYECVGDIPQDFKADNLIADPSLYYVNLYLYSNHNIYLRGAGVEMYSLPVNKLEGQAPFRAAPWVVSTGSQYLMMYDIDARKFNMLSNLSGFTAVPAPVATEAGQLDYPSGRDLVWMEKTPSGYAYAITRDVAGPNFYLTKFIPGALPVYSKRINGTAIGQATKFAIGSIPEYLFYSVGGKVYEYDLYTETSKLMLDKGASPITHLAFQQFSPNRSPGTYGQWQRWLTLGYSDPGAPEGSNGTIEQYSVPDANEALVLQKKWTGFGNIVSVSYRER; encoded by the coding sequence ATGAAGAAATTATTGATCTGCATAATAGCCGGAACATTGGCAGGATCCAGTTCCTGCTACAAAGACAAAGGCAATTACAGTTACCGGGAAATCAATGAAGTCACATTCGCGCAAATAGATACAGCTACAGGATATTCGGTTTTCCTCGGAGACAGCTTGAAGATCTCCCCCCAACTGATCAGCAGTATGCCTGGTGAACCGCAGGACTATACTTATGAATGGAGCTTCTTCGACCGGATGAAAGGAGACAGGATCCTTTCAAAAGAAAAGGATCTCAAAATAAAGATCGATGAAATTCCAGGCCCTTATTCACTCCAGTTCAGGGTTACCGACAATTCAAATGGCAGGCTCTTTCATGTAAGAACGAACGTATTGGTGAAGACCACCGTATATGAAGGCTACCTGGTATTGAATGATGTAAATGGGAAGTCGAGGCTCGACATGATCTCCTACGACGCTACCAACGGCAGCTTCACGCAGATCACAGATGTACTTGAGCACAGGAACTCCAACCTTCCTCCGCAGGGCAAACCCATCAAGGTTTTGGCAAGCCGCGTTACCAATGCATTCAACTGGTCAGACTCCACATACGGCATCTACCTTCTCACCGAAGATGGCACCAACAGGGTCCACCCGGAATCATTCGATTATCGCCCCACCTATAATATCCGTTATGAATGTGTGGGTGATATTCCACAGGATTTCAAGGCAGACAACCTGATCGCAGATCCGTCCTTATATTATGTGAATCTTTACCTGTACTCCAATCATAATATTTATTTGAGAGGGGCTGGCGTTGAAATGTACAGCCTGCCGGTGAACAAACTCGAAGGGCAAGCGCCATTCAGGGCAGCCCCCTGGGTGGTGTCTACCGGATCACAATACCTCATGATGTACGATATCGATGCACGCAAATTCAATATGCTCAGTAACCTCAGTGGTTTCACCGCTGTACCCGCCCCTGTTGCTACTGAAGCCGGACAACTGGATTACCCCTCAGGAAGAGACCTGGTCTGGATGGAAAAAACACCTTCCGGTTATGCCTATGCGATAACCAGAGATGTAGCAGGCCCGAATTTCTACCTCACCAAATTCATCCCCGGCGCACTGCCTGTTTATTCAAAACGGATAAACGGAACAGCTATCGGGCAGGCCACAAAATTTGCTATTGGTTCAATTCCTGAATATCTCTTCTATAGCGTTGGCGGTAAAGTGTATGAGTATGATCTCTACACAGAAACCAGCAAACTGATGCTGGACAAAGGGGCATCACCAATAACACATCTTGCTTTCCAGCAGTTCTCCCCCAACAGGAGCCCCGGCACCTATGGCCAGTGGCAGCGCTGGCTCACACTGGGATACTCTGATCCCGGCGCCCCGGAGGGCAGTAATGGCACAATTGAACAATACTCAGTGCCAGACGCCAACGAAGCGCTGGTACTTCAAAAAAAATGGACAGGCTTCGGAAATATCGTAAGCGTCAGCTACCGCGAAAGATAA
- a CDS encoding DUF4843 domain-containing protein, with protein sequence MKQVIYAFLAGIPLLIASSCKKEALMKYKSADNIYFNYLVGVDPANNNLGYYIDSIDLTFSFSDASVQDSILNIPIGVTGVASDHDRSFNLTIDPSSTAKSGLNYELPESFLIRAGKIEDTIRIKVNRTPELKTSMLTLMLTLRENDQFKTQFKFRPRQGNSQTNIRDQDTIWTTTFKLRMADMLAAGPYWDTYYIWHFGTFSEKKVRLMNQVTGMPLSLWSKQAETPQERSEITYYAGFMARYLKDQAAAGNTILDEDGITPMKMADRYY encoded by the coding sequence ATGAAACAAGTAATCTATGCATTCCTCGCTGGCATCCCGCTGTTGATAGCAAGCTCCTGCAAGAAGGAAGCCCTGATGAAATATAAATCAGCTGATAATATCTACTTCAATTACCTGGTGGGTGTTGATCCTGCCAACAATAACCTCGGATACTATATCGATAGCATCGATCTCACTTTCTCTTTCAGTGATGCTTCTGTACAGGATTCCATCCTGAACATACCGATCGGTGTAACTGGTGTGGCCAGTGACCATGACCGCAGCTTCAACCTGACCATCGATCCCTCCTCCACAGCAAAGTCCGGCCTGAACTATGAACTGCCGGAAAGCTTTCTGATCAGGGCCGGCAAAATTGAGGACACTATCCGCATCAAAGTGAACAGAACGCCGGAATTGAAAACCAGCATGCTCACGCTGATGCTCACACTACGCGAGAACGATCAGTTCAAGACCCAATTCAAATTCAGGCCCAGACAAGGGAACAGCCAAACCAATATCCGAGACCAGGATACCATATGGACCACCACTTTCAAACTGAGAATGGCGGATATGCTGGCTGCAGGTCCGTATTGGGATACATACTATATCTGGCACTTCGGCACCTTCAGTGAAAAGAAAGTGAGACTGATGAACCAGGTGACCGGTATGCCGCTTTCCCTCTGGTCAAAACAGGCAGAAACACCACAGGAAAGATCCGAGATCACTTATTACGCCGGCTTTATGGCCAGGTATCTCAAAGACCAGGCTGCCGCAGGAAATACAATTCTGGACGAAGACGGCATTACGCCGATGAAAATGGCAGACAGATATTACTGA
- a CDS encoding RagB/SusD family nutrient uptake outer membrane protein, protein MNNRCPIIILLSGLLLLGSCNKYLDVQPETSYTETQVYNNEAALQQAFNGLYLDLGSTQLYGSYLSSTMIEMLAQRYKPTYDMQGMRNLSGLVYYDYNSEPVQHLFDTIWRKAYATILATNVFLSKIDNSIAGRVISEPNGKLLKGEALAIRALLHFDMLRLFGPVYSSGSGNSTIPYYSVADGKMQPLLPGSQVMDKVMADLTEAAGLLANDPVVTQGVNYSNDFYSAARNQRLNYYAVRSLMARAYLWQGKTTEAHTTALSVITDGEKWFPWTSTDAVFNATNPDRIFSPEIIFGAHNPFLYINYDRYFNPALSDNTIMAPDPTRLTEVFEGLLQDYRFVQTWRTGNGKAYHTFYKYAPLPQRQHREFVQPLIRKSELYLILAETESDPVKALAYLNTERRNRGLANLETISSMDIELRKEYQKEFWGEGQLFFYYKRINATGVPSGASPYPWATVDPVYTVPLPLSETTTR, encoded by the coding sequence ATGAATAACAGATGTCCCATCATCATATTATTGAGCGGTTTGCTACTACTGGGCAGTTGTAACAAATATCTCGATGTACAACCCGAAACTTCCTACACGGAAACCCAGGTATACAACAACGAAGCAGCCCTTCAGCAGGCATTCAACGGCCTGTACCTCGACCTTGGTTCCACACAGCTCTATGGGTCTTATCTGAGCTCCACCATGATTGAAATGCTGGCCCAGCGCTACAAACCAACCTACGATATGCAGGGTATGAGAAACCTCTCAGGTTTGGTTTATTACGATTATAATTCAGAGCCTGTCCAGCACCTGTTCGATACCATCTGGCGGAAAGCATATGCCACAATACTTGCCACCAATGTTTTCCTTTCAAAGATCGACAACTCAATTGCCGGCAGGGTGATTTCAGAACCCAACGGAAAACTCCTCAAAGGAGAAGCCCTCGCCATCCGCGCACTGCTTCACTTTGATATGCTGAGATTGTTTGGCCCTGTTTATTCAAGTGGCAGTGGCAACAGCACCATTCCATATTACTCAGTAGCAGATGGGAAAATGCAACCGCTGCTACCCGGTAGCCAGGTGATGGACAAAGTGATGGCGGACCTTACAGAAGCGGCAGGTCTGCTGGCTAATGATCCTGTGGTGACCCAGGGAGTGAATTATAGTAACGACTTCTATTCGGCAGCCCGGAACCAGCGATTGAACTATTATGCCGTCAGATCATTGATGGCACGCGCATATCTCTGGCAGGGAAAAACAACAGAGGCTCATACCACAGCATTGTCTGTAATAACCGATGGAGAAAAATGGTTCCCCTGGACCAGCACCGATGCCGTGTTCAATGCCACTAACCCCGACAGGATATTTTCTCCCGAGATCATTTTCGGCGCTCACAATCCATTCCTTTACATCAACTACGACAGGTATTTCAATCCTGCACTATCCGATAATACCATCATGGCGCCGGACCCCACCCGGTTAACGGAAGTGTTCGAAGGATTGTTACAGGATTATCGTTTTGTACAAACCTGGCGCACGGGAAATGGAAAAGCATACCATACTTTTTACAAATACGCACCACTGCCACAACGCCAGCACCGGGAATTTGTACAACCGCTGATCCGCAAATCGGAACTGTACCTGATCCTGGCTGAAACTGAATCCGATCCCGTAAAAGCCCTGGCCTACCTGAACACAGAAAGACGCAACAGGGGCCTGGCCAATCTGGAAACGATCAGCAGCATGGATATTGAGCTCAGGAAGGAATACCAGAAAGAGTTCTGGGGAGAAGGACAGCTCTTCTTCTATTACAAAAGGATCAATGCCACCGGAGTTCCCAGTGGTGCCTCGCCTTATCCCTGGGCCACCGTTGATCCCGTATATACAGTACCGTTACCACTTTCAGAAACAACAACGCGGTAA
- a CDS encoding SusC/RagA family TonB-linked outer membrane protein, with protein sequence MRMISFLMLISLMHVTAASRSQTVTLSGKNLTVRAIFSAIEKQTGYLVWGKSAFLDSSKPVTINVRDVTVITLLDKVVEDQPFTYKIAGNTIILSEKPASISFNPPIVLYQTPRNYFPFAGMVINAETQEKLVSATIGVKGAAFAVVADQYGNFNLGDVKQDATLQISSVGFQTIEISAKTLMNIEPNNTLTLRAGTIRKIPNGIFIIALHPVRAVLAEVVINNGMFTRNKESFSGAATVFTGAELRAVGTKNALQSLKTLDPSFIIVENNLAGSNPNRMPTIEIRGRTTLTNTNLNDQFSADPNQPLFILDGFETTLQTIYDLDMNRIAKITILKDAASTALYGSKAANGVVVVETKRPVPGKMQVSYSADFSAELPDLSSYNLMTAEEKLRWEKLTNSTLSTSTDAWRIEERYAARTADVARGVNTYWLHEPVQTGFGQRHSIQFNGGNSDLVFNAGATYTKKEGAMKGSSRENWGGNLVISYRKGRLNITENLMLQGSKGIESPYGNFATFAAANPYYRKTDENGFVNRLLDPIYDTTEINPLYNASLYSINQNKGFGFTNNLRGIFTLTNSLQLEAGLAAGKNNSDAVVFIPPDNTMFDGVEANKKGSYTSAKTETKTVNAYAAISYGQMIGKGRLSANIRGNIESTTNEMLGFTAVGFPYGTNGNPSYAYGYAPASRPTSSRVTSRGAGVASSINYMYNNRYGIDLVYTLSGASAFGSNKRYKPFYSAGASWNINREDFFRNISWINSLRLRGNIGYSGNQNLGNFTSVSTYAYQSTSSNYFGQGLALLSLGSPDLEWSKTLNGSYGLEFSLLNNRLGGSIEYFTKLTDPLSVPAEGTVPSSVAVNNSYVINVGNLNTSGWNLNLRYSPIYQLEKRIIWTIAITATQNKSEYNGFSNRLSALNKEEQESNGLSRYYDGYSPDDLWAVESLGIDPATGRELFRKQDGTITYVYDPADIVRIGNLRPKLEGVITNTFAYRDFTLGISARYRIGGYVFNSALYNKVENTGGDISSFALVIVRPNLDKRALYNRWQKPGDVAEFTTVHAFNASPMSSRYVQKDNHLIGESINLGWRTSAPWVRRLHLQTIGANFILNDIFRIESVLTERGLEYPFARTASLSINLSF encoded by the coding sequence ATGAGAATGATCTCCTTTCTGATGCTGATCTCGCTGATGCATGTTACTGCTGCATCAAGATCCCAAACCGTAACACTCAGTGGAAAGAACCTGACCGTTAGAGCCATCTTCTCCGCTATCGAAAAACAAACAGGCTATCTCGTCTGGGGAAAATCTGCTTTCCTGGACAGTTCCAAACCAGTGACCATCAATGTACGCGATGTAACAGTGATCACTTTGCTGGATAAAGTGGTGGAAGATCAGCCATTCACTTACAAGATCGCAGGCAACACCATCATCCTTTCCGAGAAGCCGGCCAGTATCAGCTTCAACCCGCCCATTGTACTCTACCAGACGCCACGCAATTATTTTCCCTTTGCCGGTATGGTGATCAATGCAGAAACGCAGGAAAAACTTGTCTCTGCCACCATCGGTGTGAAAGGAGCTGCTTTTGCAGTGGTAGCCGATCAGTATGGCAATTTCAATTTGGGTGACGTGAAGCAGGATGCCACCCTGCAGATTTCATCGGTCGGTTTTCAAACGATTGAAATATCTGCAAAGACGCTGATGAATATTGAGCCGAACAATACGCTGACGCTTAGAGCAGGCACCATCCGGAAAATACCCAACGGCATCTTCATCATCGCTCTTCACCCGGTACGCGCCGTACTGGCGGAAGTTGTGATCAACAACGGGATGTTCACCAGGAACAAAGAAAGTTTCTCCGGCGCAGCCACCGTATTCACCGGGGCCGAGCTGAGAGCCGTTGGCACAAAGAATGCGCTGCAGAGTTTGAAAACACTCGATCCTTCTTTCATCATCGTGGAGAACAACCTGGCAGGTTCCAACCCCAACAGGATGCCAACGATCGAGATCCGCGGAAGAACAACACTCACCAATACCAATCTGAACGACCAGTTCAGCGCAGACCCCAATCAGCCCCTTTTCATTCTCGATGGTTTTGAAACCACCCTTCAAACCATCTATGATCTGGACATGAACCGCATCGCAAAGATCACCATCCTTAAAGATGCGGCTTCCACTGCACTCTACGGCTCCAAAGCAGCCAACGGCGTTGTGGTAGTGGAAACCAAACGTCCCGTGCCCGGAAAAATGCAGGTTTCCTATTCAGCCGATTTCAGCGCTGAACTTCCGGATTTGAGCAGCTACAATCTCATGACTGCCGAAGAGAAACTACGCTGGGAAAAACTCACCAACTCCACCTTGAGCACCAGTACCGATGCATGGCGGATCGAAGAGCGCTATGCCGCACGTACCGCGGATGTTGCACGTGGCGTGAATACCTATTGGCTGCATGAACCGGTTCAAACCGGATTTGGCCAGCGGCATTCCATTCAATTCAATGGAGGCAACAGCGATCTCGTATTCAATGCAGGCGCCACCTATACCAAAAAAGAAGGAGCCATGAAAGGTTCTTCCAGAGAGAACTGGGGTGGCAACCTCGTGATCTCCTATCGCAAAGGCAGACTGAACATTACGGAGAACCTGATGCTGCAAGGTTCCAAAGGGATTGAATCACCATATGGGAACTTCGCAACCTTTGCTGCCGCTAATCCTTACTATCGCAAAACTGATGAGAACGGATTCGTCAACAGACTGCTGGATCCCATTTATGATACCACGGAGATCAATCCACTCTACAATGCGTCCCTGTATAGTATCAATCAGAACAAAGGGTTTGGGTTCACCAATAACTTAAGGGGGATTTTCACGCTCACCAATTCCCTGCAACTTGAAGCAGGACTGGCCGCAGGTAAGAACAATTCAGATGCAGTAGTATTCATACCACCAGACAATACGATGTTCGATGGCGTTGAAGCCAACAAGAAAGGAAGCTATACCAGCGCTAAAACGGAAACAAAAACAGTGAACGCCTACGCTGCGATCTCATATGGACAAATGATCGGGAAAGGCAGGCTCAGCGCCAATATCCGTGGTAATATCGAAAGCACTACCAATGAAATGCTGGGCTTCACAGCAGTTGGGTTCCCATATGGCACCAACGGCAATCCCTCTTACGCTTATGGATATGCGCCTGCATCCAGGCCCACGTCAAGCAGGGTCACCAGCCGCGGTGCAGGCGTTGCCTCCAGCATCAATTATATGTACAACAACCGTTACGGTATCGATCTCGTTTATACGCTCAGCGGCGCCAGTGCATTCGGCAGCAACAAAAGGTACAAGCCTTTCTACTCAGCCGGCGCATCCTGGAATATCAATCGTGAAGATTTCTTCCGGAATATTTCCTGGATCAACAGCCTCCGGCTGAGAGGCAATATTGGCTACTCTGGCAACCAGAACCTGGGTAATTTCACCTCTGTATCCACCTACGCATACCAATCCACCAGCAGCAATTACTTCGGTCAGGGACTGGCGTTATTATCGCTCGGCAGCCCTGACCTGGAATGGTCAAAAACCCTGAATGGAAGTTATGGACTGGAATTCTCCTTACTCAACAACCGCCTGGGAGGCTCTATCGAATATTTCACCAAGCTCACCGATCCTTTATCTGTTCCTGCTGAAGGAACTGTGCCATCATCGGTGGCTGTGAACAATAGTTATGTGATCAACGTAGGCAATCTCAACACATCCGGATGGAACCTGAACCTGCGCTACTCTCCTATCTATCAACTGGAGAAACGTATCATCTGGACCATCGCTATCACTGCCACACAAAACAAGAGCGAGTACAATGGTTTTTCCAACAGACTGTCTGCACTCAACAAGGAAGAACAGGAAAGCAATGGCCTGAGCAGGTATTATGATGGTTATAGTCCGGATGATCTCTGGGCTGTTGAATCACTGGGTATCGATCCTGCCACAGGAAGGGAGCTCTTCCGGAAACAGGATGGGACCATTACCTATGTTTATGATCCAGCGGATATCGTTCGTATTGGCAATCTGCGCCCGAAACTGGAAGGAGTGATCACCAATACTTTTGCGTACAGGGATTTTACGCTCGGTATCAGCGCCCGTTACCGGATCGGCGGATATGTATTCAACAGTGCACTCTATAATAAAGTGGAAAATACAGGCGGCGATATCAGCAGCTTTGCGCTGGTGATCGTTCGTCCCAATCTCGACAAGCGCGCGCTCTACAACAGGTGGCAAAAGCCCGGCGATGTAGCCGAATTCACTACCGTGCATGCATTCAACGCCAGTCCGATGAGCTCACGTTATGTGCAGAAAGACAATCACCTCATCGGAGAATCCATCAATCTCGGATGGAGAACAAGCGCTCCCTGGGTGAGAAGACTGCACCTGCAAACCATTGGCGCCAATTTTATCCTGAACGACATCTTCCGCATAGAAAGCGTTCTCACGGAGAGAGGACTGGAGTATCCTTTTGCGAGGACAGCTTCCCTTTCAATCAACCTTTCATTCTAA
- a CDS encoding FecR family protein has translation METPQDRIVQLLTRYSQRTATEAELAELTEWMANTSNAAPFDALVTQLLEQQTSQQSKAQDPNWEILYEKVLAGRPTLAAIPESVPVRSIRKRWLVAASVAVLLGAGAWLWSINSRETTASAPIVATTPIGPGQEGAILTLADGTTILLDSIVNGFVSNQSGVEVVLQNGELNYGKGQSSNNPSYNSMSTPKGRQFRLQLPDGTRVWLNAASSIRYPVAFAEKERRVEIQGEAYFEVAVNKSKPFLININNKAEVEVLGTSFNVNAYADEPQISTTLLNGRIRVSGANSVTTSDKLLLQPGQQAQLKDDQFELVKNPDLSKVMAWKNGLFNFEGTDLKEMMRQLVRWYDIEVVYEGNVPDVHFFGKMSRKLDLSTVLAALKGFGLHFRMENRKLVIMP, from the coding sequence ATGGAAACACCGCAGGACCGCATAGTACAATTGTTGACCCGCTATTCCCAACGCACCGCTACGGAAGCAGAGCTGGCCGAACTGACCGAATGGATGGCCAATACCAGCAATGCAGCTCCTTTCGATGCATTGGTAACGCAGCTGCTGGAACAGCAGACATCCCAGCAGTCGAAAGCTCAGGATCCCAATTGGGAGATCCTCTATGAAAAAGTACTGGCAGGCAGACCAACATTGGCAGCAATACCGGAGTCAGTTCCTGTGCGAAGTATCCGAAAACGCTGGCTGGTAGCCGCTTCTGTTGCTGTGCTATTGGGCGCCGGCGCCTGGTTATGGAGCATCAATTCCAGGGAAACAACGGCATCTGCACCAATCGTGGCCACAACTCCTATCGGCCCCGGGCAGGAAGGAGCCATCCTTACGCTGGCAGATGGAACCACCATTTTGCTGGACAGTATCGTGAATGGTTTTGTGTCTAACCAAAGCGGCGTGGAAGTAGTATTACAAAATGGTGAATTGAATTATGGAAAAGGGCAATCCTCCAACAATCCTTCTTACAATTCCATGAGTACCCCCAAGGGTCGTCAGTTCAGGCTGCAATTACCTGATGGCACCAGGGTATGGCTCAATGCAGCCAGTTCCATCCGTTATCCTGTTGCATTCGCGGAGAAAGAACGCCGGGTTGAAATACAGGGTGAAGCTTATTTTGAAGTGGCCGTCAACAAAAGCAAACCTTTCCTCATCAATATAAACAACAAGGCCGAAGTGGAAGTGCTGGGCACCAGTTTCAATGTGAATGCCTATGCAGACGAACCACAGATCAGTACCACCCTGCTGAACGGACGCATTCGCGTTTCAGGTGCGAATTCAGTAACAACATCAGACAAGCTGTTGTTGCAACCCGGGCAACAGGCGCAGTTGAAGGATGATCAGTTCGAACTGGTCAAAAATCCTGACCTCAGTAAAGTGATGGCCTGGAAGAACGGGCTCTTCAATTTCGAAGGAACAGACCTGAAAGAAATGATGCGTCAACTGGTAAGATGGTACGATATAGAAGTAGTATATGAAGGCAATGTGCCCGATGTTCACTTCTTCGGCAAAATGAGCAGAAAGCTCGATCTCTCAACAGTACTTGCTGCCCTGAAAGGTTTTGGTCTCCACTTCCGGATGGAAAACAGGAAGCTGGTGATCATGCCCTAA
- a CDS encoding RNA polymerase sigma factor has product MSTQLPYEEAELLLRVAEGDEQAFGQLFEQYRGPFFHTCLQLTGSRDVSEEVVQETFIRIWEKREYLRDLQFPKGYLYKIFQNVLFGYYRYVANQRRVQGSIIQYYEQQGSDEGLNNKLRQEAQLALIEESLKHLTPAQLKVFKLVRQEGLSRKEAAEQLGISPNTVRNLLAEGMRVLREHHPGIHPVVLFSFLFLK; this is encoded by the coding sequence TTGTCCACACAACTACCATACGAGGAAGCTGAGCTGCTATTGCGGGTTGCGGAAGGAGACGAACAGGCGTTCGGTCAACTCTTTGAGCAATACCGCGGTCCATTTTTCCATACCTGCCTCCAGTTGACAGGCTCCCGGGATGTATCGGAAGAAGTAGTGCAGGAAACTTTCATCCGCATCTGGGAAAAGCGGGAATACCTCCGCGATCTTCAATTTCCGAAAGGTTATCTCTACAAAATATTCCAGAACGTATTGTTCGGTTATTACAGATATGTGGCCAACCAGCGCAGGGTTCAGGGATCGATCATACAATATTATGAGCAGCAGGGCTCTGATGAAGGTCTGAACAACAAGCTCAGGCAGGAAGCGCAGCTGGCCCTGATCGAAGAGTCACTCAAACACCTCACGCCAGCACAGTTGAAAGTATTCAAACTGGTCCGCCAGGAAGGTCTGAGCAGGAAGGAAGCTGCAGAACAATTGGGCATTTCTCCCAATACCGTCAGGAACCTGCTGGCGGAAGGGATGCGCGTACTCAGGGAGCATCACCCAGGTATCCATCCTGTGGTATTGTTTTCCTTCCTTTTCTTGAAATAA